Proteins from a single region of Rhodospirillales bacterium:
- a CDS encoding entry exclusion 1 domain-containing protein codes for MAKVGAQRAADLTGKSKSTIQRAMNSGKLSYELDPNGRRVIDVSELDRAFGLNQNSSAPAAPTVEEELEKASVLIEMERIKMRVKMLENQLEAAESQIEDLKAQRDQWQKQASQMLITSQYSQKQAEDLAEQLKERERRARERREKMEQQKLEERMKKMQADNQNAQDEDDNESEGAFGGLWKRVKGGR; via the coding sequence ATGGCTAAGGTCGGTGCGCAGCGCGCGGCAGATTTAACAGGTAAGTCAAAATCCACTATCCAGCGCGCTATGAATAGCGGCAAGCTCTCCTATGAGTTGGACCCCAACGGACGGCGTGTGATTGATGTTTCCGAACTGGACCGCGCGTTTGGCCTTAATCAAAATAGCAGCGCACCTGCTGCACCGACAGTGGAGGAAGAGCTGGAAAAAGCTTCCGTGCTGATTGAGATGGAGCGTATCAAAATGCGCGTAAAAATGCTTGAGAACCAACTGGAAGCAGCAGAAAGCCAAATTGAGGACCTTAAAGCCCAGCGTGACCAGTGGCAGAAGCAAGCCTCTCAGATGCTTATCACCAGCCAATATTCACAAAAGCAGGCCGAAGATCTGGCCGAGCAGCTTAAAGAGCGTGAACGCCGCGCTCGTGAACGCCGCGAAAAAATGGAGCAACAAAAGCTCGAAGAGCGGATGAAGAAGATGCAGGCTGATAATCAAAACGCACAAGACGAGGATGATAATGAATCCGAAGGTGCTTTTGGCGGCCTGTGGAAACGCGTTAAAGGCGGACGTTAA
- a CDS encoding glycine--tRNA ligase: protein MKDIVALCKRRGFIFPASDIYGGLNGFWDFGPLGVELKNNLRDRWWKAMVITPPLGPDGAPVDIVGIDSAIIQNPKTWVASGHVGGFSDPMVDCRETKKRYRQDHLIVLTSEKADRWPAFHEETEDSEMEKKLKKLGMPSDLSLFEKINLTKLPIEDYAKIIGPDTKEPGTLTEPKAFNLMFETHAGPIQSEENKVYLRPETAQGIFLNYKNVLDSTRVKMPFGIAQIGKAYRNEVNPRNFIFRSREFEQMEMEWFCHPDEAKKWQEFWFDERVKFWKSVGLTEGNMEMRKHDADELAHYAKEGLGTSDIEYKFPFTDPGFGELEGIAHRCDFDLKSHQEHSGVKMEYLDPARDNERYIPHVIEPAAGLTRGVLALICEAYTVDENRPSGVYLNFTPAMAPKKAAILPLTAKEEHVPIAQKLYLELREEFPVDLDIKQNIGKRYARQDEIGTPYCFTIDNDTLEDQTVTVRERNTMAQERIHLDKVAEYLREKMKA, encoded by the coding sequence ATGAAAGACATCGTCGCGCTGTGTAAACGCCGTGGATTTATTTTTCCAGCCAGTGATATTTATGGCGGCCTGAATGGTTTTTGGGATTTCGGCCCGCTGGGCGTGGAGCTGAAAAACAACCTGCGTGACCGCTGGTGGAAGGCGATGGTTATCACCCCGCCGCTCGGCCCCGATGGTGCGCCGGTCGATATTGTCGGGATCGATTCGGCCATTATCCAAAACCCTAAAACCTGGGTGGCTTCGGGCCATGTCGGGGGCTTTTCAGACCCGATGGTCGATTGTAGGGAAACCAAGAAACGCTACCGGCAGGATCATCTCATCGTCCTGACTTCGGAAAAGGCCGACCGCTGGCCCGCATTCCACGAAGAAACCGAAGATTCCGAAATGGAGAAAAAGCTCAAAAAGCTTGGCATGCCTTCCGATCTGTCATTATTTGAAAAGATCAATTTGACCAAATTGCCGATCGAAGATTACGCGAAGATTATCGGCCCGGACACCAAAGAGCCTGGCACGCTGACCGAGCCTAAAGCCTTCAACCTGATGTTTGAAACCCATGCCGGGCCGATTCAAAGCGAAGAAAACAAGGTTTATCTGCGCCCTGAAACCGCCCAAGGCATCTTCCTGAATTACAAAAACGTGCTCGATTCAACGCGCGTGAAAATGCCCTTCGGGATTGCTCAAATCGGTAAGGCCTATCGCAACGAGGTGAACCCGCGCAATTTCATCTTCCGCTCGCGCGAATTCGAGCAAATGGAAATGGAATGGTTCTGCCACCCCGATGAGGCCAAAAAATGGCAGGAATTCTGGTTTGATGAGCGCGTTAAATTCTGGAAATCCGTTGGCCTCACCGAAGGCAATATGGAGATGCGTAAACACGATGCCGATGAATTGGCCCATTATGCCAAGGAAGGTCTCGGCACCTCGGACATTGAATATAAGTTCCCCTTCACCGATCCGGGCTTTGGCGAGCTTGAAGGCATTGCCCACCGCTGCGATTTCGACCTGAAATCCCATCAGGAACACTCCGGCGTCAAGATGGAATATCTCGATCCCGCCCGCGATAATGAGCGCTATATTCCCCACGTGATCGAACCGGCTGCCGGCCTAACGCGCGGAGTGCTGGCACTGATATGCGAGGCTTACACAGTGGATGAAAATCGCCCTTCCGGCGTCTATCTCAACTTCACCCCCGCAATGGCCCCGAAAAAGGCCGCCATTTTGCCGCTGACCGCGAAGGAAGAGCATGTACCGATTGCACAGAAACTCTATCTGGAACTGCGCGAGGAATTCCCCGTCGATCTCGATATCAAGCAAAATATTGGTAAGCGCTATGCCCGTCAGGATGAAATCGGCACGCCCTATTGCTTCACGATTGATAACGACACGCTTGAGGATCAAACCGTCACCGTGCGTGAGCGCAACACCATGGCACAAGAGCGCATCCACCTTGATAAGGTCGCCGAATATCTGCGCGAGAAGATGAAAGCGTAG
- the panB gene encoding 3-methyl-2-oxobutanoate hydroxymethyltransferase, translating to MRKTIEEIKSHKNQPEPLVCLTAYTARIAQILDPHCDLLLVGDSMGMVLYGMDSTQGVSLEMMINHGRAVTCGSTRSCVIVDMPFGSYEESPAQALNNARRVMDETGAQGVKLEGGVEMAATIKTLVKAGIPVIGHIGLMPQSVTKETGFRVKGRSADSEAQLLADAKAIEAAGVSAFVIEATIESVAAEITLAAGVPTIGIGASAVCDGQILVSEDMVGITSGHVPKFVKQYAQVGEIIGDAAARYAADVRARAFPAEAQLYGMSAAGKVKKAS from the coding sequence ATGAGAAAAACGATCGAAGAAATCAAATCCCATAAAAACCAGCCCGAGCCGCTGGTGTGCCTGACCGCCTATACGGCGCGGATTGCGCAGATCCTTGATCCGCATTGCGACTTGCTTCTGGTCGGCGATTCTATGGGCATGGTGTTGTATGGTATGGACTCTACGCAGGGCGTATCGCTGGAGATGATGATCAATCATGGCCGGGCTGTGACCTGTGGCTCCACACGATCCTGCGTGATTGTTGATATGCCGTTTGGGAGTTATGAAGAGTCCCCTGCGCAGGCCTTAAACAATGCAAGGCGGGTCATGGATGAAACCGGAGCGCAGGGCGTAAAGCTGGAGGGTGGGGTAGAGATGGCCGCGACGATTAAAACGCTCGTCAAGGCAGGCATTCCGGTGATCGGGCATATTGGCCTGATGCCGCAATCGGTGACTAAAGAGACAGGTTTTAGGGTTAAGGGGCGTTCGGCTGACAGCGAGGCGCAGCTTTTGGCTGATGCAAAAGCGATTGAAGCAGCCGGCGTGAGCGCGTTTGTGATTGAGGCGACGATTGAGTCTGTGGCAGCGGAAATTACGCTGGCTGCGGGCGTTCCAACAATCGGGATTGGTGCCTCGGCTGTGTGCGACGGGCAAATTCTGGTGAGCGAGGATATGGTCGGGATTACCAGCGGGCATGTCCCGAAATTCGTCAAACAATATGCGCAGGTTGGCGAGATAATTGGAGATGCCGCGGCGCGCTATGCCGCCGATGTGCGGGCACGGGCGTTTCCTGCTGAAGCGCAGCTTTATGGCATGAGCGCAGCCGGAAAGGTTAAAAAGGCCTCATGA
- a CDS encoding acyl-CoA dehydrogenase: MSDYMPPIEDMQFLLHDVLGFENEDLDREMTESIFGEAAKLASEVLAPLNLSGDQNGAKLGGTEVTTAPGWKEAYAGYRDGGWNAVPFDPEFGGQGLPYALAFPVQEMWQGANTSFSLCPLLNQGAVEAINHHGSDEQKAAYLPKLISGEWTGTMNLTEAAAGSDLGLIRTKAEPDGNAYKITGQKIFITYGEHDLAENIIHLVLARLPGAPDDIKGISLFIVPKFLEDGTRNAVKCIGLEHKLGIHASPTCTMDFDGATGYLVGQEHQGLKYMFTMMNNARLSVGLQGVAIAERSYQQAKSFAAQRVQGKSFTTGERVTIDQHTDVQRMLLSMKSQIEAGRALTYAAALALDNGETMRVDILTPLVKSWCTDMACEVTSIGVQIHGGMGFIEETGAAQYYRDARILPIYEGTNGIQALDLTFRKTLRDNGESISAFIDDLRADAGDALSPYFDMLEDATKALLDTGKQKDLDQVAAMATPYLNGFALIAAGVLLEKSNAALAERSDDFAAEKRRTIAFYKGNILPMAKAHLHAAVHGAQCITN, from the coding sequence ATGAGTGATTATATGCCCCCGATCGAAGATATGCAGTTCCTGCTTCATGATGTTTTAGGGTTTGAAAATGAAGATCTGGACCGGGAAATGACAGAATCTATCTTTGGCGAGGCCGCCAAACTGGCCAGTGAAGTGCTGGCCCCGCTAAATTTGAGCGGCGATCAAAACGGCGCAAAGCTTGGCGGCACCGAAGTCACCACCGCACCGGGCTGGAAAGAGGCTTATGCCGGGTATCGTGATGGCGGCTGGAATGCCGTGCCGTTTGATCCTGAATTTGGCGGGCAGGGGCTGCCTTACGCGCTGGCTTTTCCTGTTCAGGAAATGTGGCAGGGTGCAAATACGAGCTTCAGCCTGTGTCCGCTGCTCAATCAGGGCGCGGTCGAGGCGATTAATCATCATGGCTCGGATGAACAAAAGGCGGCCTATCTACCCAAACTCATCAGCGGTGAGTGGACCGGCACGATGAACCTTACGGAGGCCGCCGCCGGATCTGATCTCGGTTTGATCCGTACCAAAGCGGAGCCTGACGGCAACGCCTATAAAATCACGGGTCAGAAAATCTTTATTACCTATGGTGAGCATGATCTGGCTGAAAATATCATTCATCTCGTTCTTGCGCGCTTGCCGGGCGCTCCGGATGATATCAAAGGCATTTCATTGTTTATTGTTCCTAAATTTCTGGAAGATGGCACACGTAACGCTGTGAAATGTATCGGACTGGAGCACAAGCTCGGTATCCACGCCTCGCCCACCTGCACTATGGATTTTGATGGTGCGACCGGGTACTTGGTCGGGCAGGAGCATCAAGGCCTCAAATACATGTTCACAATGATGAATAATGCGCGCCTGTCTGTGGGCTTGCAGGGCGTCGCGATTGCGGAAAGAAGCTATCAACAGGCCAAAAGCTTTGCCGCCCAGCGCGTGCAGGGCAAGTCATTCACCACCGGCGAGCGCGTTACCATCGACCAGCATACGGATGTGCAGCGCATGCTGCTGAGCATGAAATCACAAATTGAGGCAGGCCGGGCGTTGACCTATGCCGCAGCTCTGGCTCTTGATAATGGTGAGACCATGCGCGTCGATATTCTTACGCCTCTGGTTAAAAGCTGGTGCACGGATATGGCTTGTGAAGTCACGTCGATCGGTGTTCAAATCCATGGCGGCATGGGCTTTATTGAAGAAACCGGCGCAGCGCAATATTACCGCGATGCGCGCATTTTACCGATTTACGAAGGCACAAACGGCATTCAGGCGCTTGATTTGACCTTTCGCAAAACCCTGCGTGATAATGGGGAAAGTATCAGCGCCTTTATTGACGATCTGCGCGCCGATGCAGGTGATGCGCTAAGCCCATACTTCGACATGCTCGAAGATGCCACCAAAGCGCTTCTGGATACAGGCAAGCAAAAAGACCTTGATCAAGTCGCCGCCATGGCCACGCCGTATCTTAATGGCTTTGCGCTTATTGCCGCCGGGGTGCTATTGGAAAAATCAAACGCGGCGCTGGCCGAACGTTCAGATGACTTCGCTGCTGAAAAGCGCCGTACCATTGCTTTTTATAAAGGTAACATCCTGCCCATGGCTAAGGCGCATTTACACGCTGCCGTGCATGGCGCGCAATGCATAACAAATTAA
- a CDS encoding SapC family protein, translating into MPLFYSNPVPLDAKAHADLALKQNFGFGFTEGVNAVPLNLIEMPQVCHYYPIAFSPDGNATPVAILGLRDNENLFLNADNTWEANTYIPAYIRRYPFIFSELPGGDQLTLCLDINDKVTDKKGDQKFFDAEGKPSELANNALEFCKSYHAAAQQTVEFSKALAESGLLVDREAQINVAGNKRINFSGFKIIDEKKMAEMDDKAFMEWRKKGWLPFLYAHLFSGAQWQRLTYLLNMRLKKEAA; encoded by the coding sequence ATGCCCTTGTTTTATTCCAACCCTGTGCCGCTTGATGCCAAGGCGCATGCGGACTTGGCTTTGAAACAGAATTTTGGTTTCGGCTTTACAGAAGGTGTGAATGCTGTGCCGCTTAACCTGATCGAAATGCCGCAAGTTTGTCATTATTACCCGATTGCATTTTCGCCCGACGGCAACGCAACGCCTGTGGCTATTTTAGGTCTGCGCGATAATGAAAATCTGTTTTTGAATGCGGATAACACCTGGGAAGCCAATACCTATATCCCGGCCTATATTCGCCGCTATCCGTTTATTTTCTCTGAACTGCCTGGTGGCGATCAGTTAACACTTTGCCTAGATATCAATGACAAAGTGACTGATAAAAAAGGAGATCAAAAGTTTTTTGACGCCGAGGGCAAGCCGAGCGAACTGGCCAATAACGCTCTTGAGTTTTGCAAGTCCTATCACGCGGCGGCTCAGCAGACTGTTGAGTTCAGCAAGGCCCTGGCCGAAAGCGGTCTGCTGGTTGATCGCGAGGCCCAAATCAATGTTGCGGGCAACAAGCGGATTAATTTCTCCGGCTTCAAAATCATTGATGAGAAAAAAATGGCTGAAATGGACGACAAAGCGTTCATGGAATGGCGTAAGAAAGGCTGGTTGCCGTTCTTGTATGCGCATCTGTTCTCCGGTGCACAATGGCAGCGCCTGACGTATCTATTGAATATGCGTCTTAAGAAAGAAGCAGCATAA
- a CDS encoding S49 family peptidase, with amino-acid sequence MSVKTKVCETCDKLSNLPIIGGILKPKPRVSILRLSGVIADSGPGRGGISHHKYEKFITDAFDEFDLQAVLLVINSPGGSPAQSALIGDQIRRLSEEKEVPVYAFVEDVAASGGYWLAAAADEIYANETSIVGSIGVISAGFGFKDLINKYGVERRVHTSGKNKSFLDPFTEEKPADLKRLKAIQGELHETFIRWVKERRGKKLKGKDEELFDGSFWSAKTALELGLVDGFGEAKRFAKTKFGEEIKFVELGPERKLVSSLLGSGMKSSLAEDAIEALETKAVWSRYGL; translated from the coding sequence ATGTCCGTGAAAACGAAAGTCTGTGAAACCTGCGATAAACTCTCGAATCTGCCGATTATTGGCGGAATTCTCAAGCCCAAGCCGCGCGTTTCTATTTTGCGCTTATCGGGGGTGATTGCTGATTCCGGGCCGGGGCGCGGCGGGATCAGTCATCATAAATATGAGAAATTTATCACCGATGCTTTTGATGAATTTGACTTGCAGGCCGTGTTGCTGGTGATCAACTCACCGGGCGGGTCTCCGGCGCAAAGTGCGCTGATCGGCGATCAGATCCGCAGGTTGTCGGAAGAAAAAGAGGTTCCGGTTTATGCCTTTGTCGAAGATGTGGCAGCGAGCGGTGGATACTGGCTGGCGGCGGCGGCGGATGAAATTTATGCGAACGAAACCTCGATTGTCGGATCAATCGGCGTCATTTCCGCCGGATTTGGTTTTAAGGATTTAATCAATAAATATGGTGTTGAGCGCCGCGTTCATACCTCCGGTAAAAATAAAAGCTTTTTGGACCCGTTTACGGAGGAAAAACCCGCCGATCTAAAACGGTTAAAAGCCATTCAAGGAGAGCTGCACGAAACTTTTATCCGGTGGGTCAAGGAGCGCCGCGGTAAAAAGCTTAAAGGCAAGGATGAAGAGCTGTTTGACGGGAGTTTCTGGAGTGCGAAAACGGCGTTGGAGCTGGGGCTGGTTGACGGGTTTGGCGAGGCGAAAAGATTTGCAAAAACGAAGTTTGGCGAAGAAATTAAATTCGTTGAGCTGGGGCCGGAGAGAAAGCTGGTGTCTTCCTTGCTCGGTTCCGGTATGAAAAGCTCACTGGCGGAAGATGCGATTGAGGCTCTCGAAACCAAAGCCGTTTGGAGCCGGTATGGTTTGTAA
- a CDS encoding pantoate--beta-alanine ligase encodes MSLSVHHTQKDLQVLVQDWKAQGLRIAFVPTMGALHEGHLSLMRLARGKADKVVVSIFVNPTQFAPHEDFDTYPRDLESDVELLKSAGVDAVYAPTEGDLYPEGAVSDQKAGAAAAGLESDFRPHFFDGVVSVVYRLFKAVEPDVAVFGEKDFQQLQVIHEMVVDKDMGIEILGGPIARDKFGLALSSRNAYLGAGELEIARMLNQVVYKAAENPSNEALEEAAAMLVEAGFDKVDYVAYRPEWKRVLTAAWLGKTRLIDNCGV; translated from the coding sequence ATGAGCTTAAGCGTTCACCATACCCAGAAAGATTTACAGGTCCTTGTACAAGACTGGAAAGCGCAAGGCCTACGCATAGCGTTTGTGCCGACGATGGGGGCGTTGCACGAAGGGCATTTGAGCCTGATGCGGCTAGCGCGCGGGAAAGCCGATAAGGTCGTTGTAAGCATTTTCGTTAATCCAACACAATTTGCCCCGCATGAAGATTTTGATACCTATCCCCGTGATCTGGAAAGCGATGTGGAATTGCTGAAGTCTGCAGGCGTGGATGCGGTTTATGCGCCCACAGAAGGCGATCTTTATCCTGAGGGCGCGGTGAGCGATCAAAAAGCAGGTGCGGCGGCAGCGGGTTTAGAGAGTGATTTCCGCCCGCATTTCTTTGACGGGGTGGTGAGCGTAGTTTACCGGCTTTTTAAAGCCGTGGAGCCTGATGTGGCGGTGTTTGGCGAAAAAGATTTTCAGCAATTACAGGTGATCCACGAGATGGTAGTGGATAAGGACATGGGTATCGAGATCCTTGGCGGACCGATTGCGCGGGATAAATTCGGCCTGGCGCTCTCCTCGCGCAATGCGTATTTGGGCGCAGGCGAGCTGGAGATTGCCAGAATGCTTAATCAGGTGGTTTACAAGGCAGCAGAGAACCCAAGTAATGAAGCTCTGGAAGAAGCGGCGGCGATGCTTGTTGAGGCAGGGTTTGATAAGGTCGATTATGTAGCCTATAGGCCGGAATGGAAGCGCGTACTTACCGCCGCATGGCTAGGCAAAACGCGGCTGATTGATAATTGCGGGGTTTAA
- a CDS encoding transglycosylase SLT domain-containing protein has product MHELTNTIANNVLAAFSGQASKSVMNAIQSASAKTGVDFAYLMQQAKAESSFDPHAKARTSSATGLYQFIESTWLNTIEKHGYKHGISLEGKSRRQILNMRNDPEIAANMAAEFASENQKFLEDHWAKGEKDIGATELYLAHFLGAGGAAGFLNARDENPLQKAAYIFPEAAKANRNVFYEAGTSRPRTMDEIYAFFDKKFQIEGAPAPQAQPSAKSTPHSVVYQDIASEALLAFGVENSGFEYSRRSQDHLINRLFSRGHQELENIYGQHTASSPYQALLHAPIEIMLLAELDLPTNPDITRHKSYL; this is encoded by the coding sequence ATGCACGAACTAACAAATACAATTGCAAACAATGTGTTAGCGGCTTTTAGCGGCCAAGCCTCCAAAAGCGTTATGAATGCGATTCAAAGCGCCAGCGCCAAAACCGGGGTTGATTTTGCCTATCTGATGCAGCAAGCCAAGGCTGAGAGCAGCTTTGACCCACATGCCAAGGCCAGGACCAGCAGCGCTACGGGGCTGTATCAGTTTATTGAGAGCACATGGCTGAATACGATTGAAAAACATGGCTATAAGCATGGAATCAGCCTTGAGGGCAAGTCTCGTCGGCAAATCCTGAATATGCGCAACGACCCGGAAATTGCGGCCAATATGGCGGCAGAATTTGCCAGTGAGAACCAAAAGTTTCTTGAAGATCACTGGGCGAAAGGCGAGAAAGACATCGGCGCAACAGAGCTGTATCTGGCGCACTTTCTGGGAGCGGGAGGCGCGGCGGGCTTCCTGAATGCGCGTGATGAAAATCCGCTACAAAAAGCAGCCTATATTTTCCCGGAAGCGGCCAAGGCCAACCGCAATGTGTTTTATGAAGCTGGCACTTCGCGCCCGCGTACGATGGATGAGATTTACGCCTTCTTTGATAAAAAGTTTCAAATTGAAGGCGCCCCTGCTCCGCAAGCCCAGCCATCGGCTAAGAGTACGCCGCACTCTGTGGTGTATCAGGATATTGCCAGCGAGGCGTTGCTGGCCTTTGGCGTTGAAAATTCAGGGTTTGAATATAGCAGACGCTCTCAGGATCACCTGATCAACCGGTTGTTTTCCCGCGGACACCAAGAGCTTGAGAATATCTACGGGCAGCACACCGCCTCCTCTCCTTATCAGGCTCTTCTCCACGCGCCGATTGAGATTATGCTGCTGGCCGAGCTGGATTTACCAACCAACCCTGATATTACGCGGCATAAATCGTATTTATAA
- a CDS encoding UDP-glucose/GDP-mannose dehydrogenase family protein produces the protein MRIGMVGTGYVGLVSGTCFAEFGIDVVCLDKDEGKIKRLKQGEIPIYEPGLEDLVAKQVKAGRLSFTTDLEEALKDSIAVFIAVGTPARSDNGHADMTYVYEAAREIARVMEGYTLIVTKSTVPVGTAREVKRIMNEELGKQGRTDVEFDVCSNPEFLREGAAVNDFLRPDRVVIGADSERAVEIMRDLYRPLYINETPMVITSPETSETIKYAANAFLATKITFINEIANLCEKTGANVQDVARGIGLDGRIGAKFLHAGPGYGGSCFPKDTLALTQIGQKYNAPQNIVETVVWVNTARQRSMAQRVIEACGGNVQGKRIAILGVSFKPNTDDMRDAPSLQIIPYLQDEGAHVAAFDPVAMDEAKKHLSKVEWCKDAYVAATNADALVIVTEWNEFRALGLGRLGEIMKEKRMIDLRNIYKPEDMRERGFHYVSIGRPEVPPGNEAKLKKVS, from the coding sequence ATGCGTATAGGAATGGTAGGGACAGGCTATGTCGGGCTGGTTTCGGGCACATGCTTTGCTGAATTCGGGATCGACGTTGTGTGTCTGGACAAGGACGAAGGCAAGATTAAGCGCCTTAAGCAAGGCGAAATCCCTATCTATGAACCGGGTCTAGAGGACCTTGTCGCCAAGCAGGTAAAGGCCGGGCGTCTATCCTTTACGACAGATCTTGAAGAAGCGCTCAAAGACTCGATAGCCGTTTTTATCGCTGTGGGTACGCCAGCGCGCAGTGATAACGGTCATGCCGATATGACATATGTGTATGAGGCGGCGCGCGAAATTGCCCGTGTGATGGAAGGCTATACGCTGATCGTGACCAAATCGACCGTTCCCGTCGGCACCGCGCGCGAAGTTAAGCGCATCATGAATGAGGAATTGGGAAAACAGGGTCGCACAGATGTGGAGTTTGATGTCTGCTCAAACCCTGAATTTCTGCGTGAAGGCGCGGCGGTGAATGATTTCTTACGTCCTGACCGTGTCGTGATCGGTGCCGATAGCGAACGCGCCGTTGAAATTATGCGCGATCTGTACCGCCCGCTTTATATTAACGAAACGCCGATGGTGATAACATCGCCGGAAACCTCGGAAACCATAAAATATGCGGCCAACGCCTTTTTGGCCACAAAAATTACCTTTATCAATGAAATCGCCAATTTGTGCGAAAAAACCGGTGCTAATGTACAGGATGTCGCGCGTGGAATAGGCCTTGACGGGCGTATAGGTGCGAAGTTCCTGCACGCAGGGCCGGGCTATGGCGGCTCCTGTTTCCCGAAAGATACGCTCGCCCTCACACAAATCGGCCAGAAATACAACGCGCCGCAAAATATTGTAGAAACCGTGGTGTGGGTCAATACTGCCCGCCAGCGCTCAATGGCCCAGCGCGTCATCGAAGCTTGTGGAGGCAACGTTCAAGGCAAGCGCATTGCTATTTTGGGTGTGTCTTTTAAACCCAACACCGACGATATGCGTGACGCGCCATCCTTGCAGATCATCCCCTATCTGCAGGACGAAGGCGCCCATGTGGCCGCGTTTGATCCTGTCGCTATGGACGAAGCGAAAAAGCATCTGAGCAAGGTTGAATGGTGTAAAGACGCCTACGTTGCGGCCACCAATGCGGATGCACTGGTGATCGTTACGGAATGGAACGAGTTCCGCGCACTTGGGCTGGGGCGTTTGGGCGAAATCATGAAAGAAAAACGCATGATCGACCTGCGCAATATCTACAAACCCGAAGATATGCGCGAGCGCGGCTTCCACTATGTCTCGATTGGCCGCCCGGAAGTGCCGCCCGGCAATGAAGCA
- a CDS encoding methyltransferase, which produces MSNIIHILNKRIALTQHVGGFQTSIDAVLLAAACPAHAGERLLDLGCGVGSASLAALKRIENTTLTGIDILPEVVELAKHNARLNAMVERTDFQCIDVRDFEDLSFDHVICNPPFLDAGEHVRSPSQAKATAMGFGEDDMDLKDWVDCAHRSIAGQGSLTLIHRADQIDEIIRAMGKRFGAVEIIPLWPKAGQEAKRVIVRARKHRKSPARIHAGIVLHQENGDYTAHAENILREIAPIA; this is translated from the coding sequence ATGAGCAATATTATCCATATTTTAAATAAGCGCATTGCACTGACTCAACATGTGGGCGGTTTTCAGACCTCAATTGATGCGGTGCTGCTGGCTGCTGCTTGCCCGGCGCATGCGGGGGAACGCCTTCTGGATTTAGGCTGCGGCGTGGGCAGCGCCTCTTTGGCCGCGTTAAAACGTATTGAGAACACAACACTGACCGGAATTGATATTTTGCCAGAAGTCGTTGAATTGGCTAAGCATAATGCCAGGCTGAACGCCATGGTAGAGCGCACGGATTTTCAGTGCATTGATGTTCGCGATTTTGAAGATCTAAGTTTTGATCATGTGATCTGTAACCCGCCTTTTCTGGATGCGGGAGAGCATGTTCGCTCCCCTTCTCAGGCTAAAGCCACGGCTATGGGATTTGGCGAGGACGATATGGATCTGAAGGACTGGGTGGATTGCGCCCATCGCAGCATTGCCGGACAAGGCTCGCTCACACTGATCCACCGGGCCGATCAGATTGATGAAATCATACGGGCCATGGGCAAGCGCTTTGGCGCGGTTGAGATTATCCCGTTATGGCCGAAAGCAGGGCAAGAGGCCAAGCGCGTCATTGTGCGAGCGCGTAAGCACCGCAAAAGCCCGGCGAGAATTCACGCCGGGATCGTTTTGCATCAGGAAAACGGTGATTATACGGCGCACGCGGAAAACATCTTGCGTGAAATCGCCCCCATAGCTTAA